Part of the Arthrobacter sp. MMS18-M83 genome is shown below.
GGAGAGCATGTTGTTCTCAAACGTCGCAGCGTCCGGGACGATGTTTTCCGCTTCCACCCGCCACTGCAATTCTCATCGGTACTCCCTCGATATGGCTCGGCGGTTCCGACCGGACGCCCTGATCAAGGCCCCCTTTAGGTCAGGCCTCTTGCCAAGCCTGATCCGGGCCGGCGGTGTCGAATCCAGAGTGGAGCTGGGTCCAGCTCTGGCGCGTGGCCCTCCCAGTCCTAAGACAGCCAGACACCCCAACTGTCGTCCATCAGAGCCGAGGCCCCGCAGCCAGGCCCTCGGGAATTTTCTTGCCGGGGTATCAGAACAGTCAGCGGGTCAGGCTCAGCTGCCCACCCGGCATCGTGTAAAGGGCTCTCTTTCACGGTCCGGATGGCGGTCCGATGAGGCGCAGTCCATATCGGTCTTCTAAACATCCGCTGTCGTTTGCCGACAACGGCGTCAGCGGTTCCACGAGGCATCATCCCTGCTGAAGTCCATACAATCCGGTTGAACCCAAGGGGCCGCGGCGCTGGACCAGATCATAAGCTCGGTGCGTATAGTCTCTTTGGTCACTTCTCCGGTTGGCTAGTTCAGTGGCTCCGAGTTGAACAGGCGACAAGAGCGGGGCGAAATTCGGCACAAAATGGGTCCAGGCTCATAATCCGATACCCAGCCACTCGGCGGGCAAATCATCAACCTCAATGACTGAGGAAACTTGCCACAGGATTAATTCCGGGTGCTTTGGCCGTTGCCACTATTCGCTTGTCGCAGACTCAGTTCACCAATCGTCGCGTTCCCTGGTCAGGCCAAAGGGCACGGTGTCACTGAGTGCGACTGTGAAGGAATCGTGTCCGTGACGTGTCACGAGAATCCCCCGGCGTCGTTCTCGCATTGCCCGGGCTCGGGCGACAGTTACCGCGTTGTCGAGCTGGCGGTCCATGCTGGCACGGTCCGTGGCAGACACCTTCAGCGTCAGTTCGGGATCGCTTGTTCCCACTTGTCTATCCTTCGGTTCTCTGTGTTGTATGGCCTGGCCCTTGGGCGGTGCCGTTGTTGGTAGCCGGTCGCGAGGTCAGTGAAGCGGTGCCGAGGCTCCGAGGCTTCCGGGACTGCGAGGGCTGACCATTTACGGGAATATCACTGACTGCTTTTCTGCAGGTCAAGGGGAATCTTCTCGTGTGGGAGGAATGCGCGAGGTGTGGCACCGAGGAGTCCTTGCCGTGGTTGATATTGCTAGCGCGGTAAGTCCGCTGCCAGCACGGGCCGTGCGCGCCGGCAGTCCGGCGTTCTCCGGGTCAGCTGCATAGGCCTGCTGCTCCTTGAGCAAGCCCTGCAGAGGGGACCCATCGTTGAAACACCCGATCACACCGGCCCACAGCTCTTCGACGGTATGGAACAGCCGCGCCGCCCCCGACGGTCCGGAAACTACCCAGCCGTCGGGGAGCGCGCTGACTTTGGGGGCTCCGGGTCGTCCGCTGCACAGCTCGTTGACCGTACCGGCAACGATGAGGTGCATTCGCTTGGTCCGCACCGGTCCGAGGACCGGGTCAGGTACGGTGGTTGTTCCGCAGGCACCGCACATGCGGTCCCCCTTTCTTAGGGCATCACGTCGCCGGAGTTGGGGCCGAGGGTCTGTCCGACGAACAGGTTCCCGCCGGGGTCGCTGGCAAGCAGTAACGCAGCGGGTGCTACCTCGGCCGGTGTGCCGAAGCGTCCCAGCGGAAGTTCCGCACGTTTGGCCGCTTTCCAGCTTTCCGAGATGCCCTCCACGAGGGGCGTTTCAATCGGGCCGGGGGCGATGCAGTTGACCAGAACGTTGTCGGGTGCCAATTCCAGAGCGAGTGCCTTGGATAGCCCTACGACTCCGGCCTTGGCGGCACTGTAGTGGCTCAGTCCCACACCGCCCTTGAGTGCCAGCTGGGAGGCGATGTTGATGATGCGTCCCCATTTTCGCTGACGCATCTCCCCCACTACCTCCCGGCAGCAAAGGAATACCCCTGTCAGGTCCACGGCAATGGTTTCATTCCATTTGTCCAGTGACATGTTTTCCAGCGGGGATTCTGTGCGAAGTCCAGCACTGTTGACAAGTATGTCGATCGGGCCGAGCCGTTGACGGGCCTCCGCAAAGGCCGCCTTGACACTGGGTTCGGCGGCGACATCAACGTGGATGACTCCGTTCCCGGCAGCCCTGTCCAGGACCGCCACGCTGTCACCGTTTTCCCTGAATGCGTCGGCGATCGCTCGGCCTATACCGCTGGAGCCGCCGGTGACGACTACCGCCCGGCCTGCGCCTTCAATAGTCTGTGTGCTCATGGTGTCCATTTCGTCGTTAGGCTCTCATTTTGACGGTGAGTCCACCATCAACGATTAGGGACTGTCCGGTGATGTAGCGGGAATCGTCGGAGGTGAGGAAGCCGATGACGCTTGCGACTTCCTCCGGCGTCCCCACACGCCCCCAGGGAATGTCTTTTCCGGCCCGCAGAAGTCCTTCAGGACCCAACGAGTTGATGGAGTCCAGCGACTGCGGGGTCTCAATGAGGCCAGGTATAACAGCGTTCGCGCGGATCTGGCGCGGCCCAAGTTCCACGGCGACGCTGCGGACAAGGCCAAGGACCCCGGCCTTGGCTGCCGCGTAGTGTGCGTGTTCCTCCCAGCCATAGACGCCGCCGGCGATGGAGGAGATTGCAACCAAGGCGCCGCCTTCCGTCATTCTCGCCGCACCGGCACGCAAGGTCCGCAGCACCCCGGTGAGGTCCACGTTGAGCATGTCGTGCCACCGTTCATCGGACATCTCGGCCAGCGGGGAGTTGCGCAGAATTCCCGCATTCGCGATCGCGGAGTCCAACCGGCCATATTCGTCCAAAGCCCGTTGGGCGAGCCCGTCGACCGAGACGGTGGTCCGGACATCCACTTCCTGGATGACCGCCTCACCGTTGGCATCCTTCACCAAGCGGAGGGTTTCTTCCGGATCATGGGGATCTCCTGGAAACGTGCCGATGACGGAGCGCACTCCGCGTTTTGCGTAGTGGACCGCTAGGGCTCGTCCGATGCCGCTGGCCGCCCCGGTGATGATGGCTACCTTGTTGTCAGATGTCATGGGGGTGGTCCTCAAGCAGGGCTTCAACCGGCGGCTTGGCGGCGATCATGAGGAGCCCGGAGAACAGTGTTCCCACGGCTCCGACCCAGAGTGCGGCGGGGCCAGTTCCCGCTCCGGCGGCTGCTGCCGTGAAGAGGGCCCCGCCCAGGATCACGCCGGGCTGGCTCATGGCGCCGATGAATGCGGTGCCCGTGGCGCGGCAGCTCACCGGGTAACACTCGGCCATGAAGTACTGGATCGCCGCGTAGGGTCCGACCAGGAAGAACAGTCCGGCACCGTAGGTGAGGATGATCATGAACGGGCTCGTGGCGAGGGGGCTGAGCATGATCGTGAAGGAAATCCCGGACAGGATCCAGCCGCCGATGATGGTCCGCTTCCGGCCGATCTTGTCGCCAAGCCAGCCGTGGAAGACATAGCCGAAGTAGGCGAGCATGTTGATCACGATGAGCATCCAGAAGGCGTCCGAGAGTTCCACGCCCTTGGCGTTTTTCAGGACTGAGCTGCCGAGGATGCTGAAGATCATGATGCCGAAGAAGTTGAAGATCCAGGCCAGGGAGAAGATGATCGTGTTCCGGCGCAGGTGGGGTTCCCAGATGCGCTTGAGCGGGGCCGCGGAGGAGTGCTCGACGCCGTAGGCATGCGCGAGGGAGTGGGCTTCCGCGGACTTGCCGCCCTTCTCAAGCTGGGTCAGCTTGTGGTGCAGTTCAAACTGCGGGGTCTCCTTCAGTTTCTTTGAGATGACCCAGACGATGATCGCTGCCGGAATGGTCGCCATCAGATACAGGGCACGCCATCCAAGCGAGGGAAGGAAGACCAAGGCGAGTGCACTGGCCAGCAGGAAGCCCAGCGGCCAGCCCCCTTGGATGAACGAGTAGTGGAAGCCGGGACGCTTGCGCTTGTCGGCCACTTCGGTGACCTGGTAAACCTCGTTCATGTAGGTGGCGTTGACGGCCTGTTCGGAGAATCCGAGCCCGCCGAAAGAACGGATCAGGACCAGCAGGCCGTTGCTGAGGAGCGGGATCCCGGTCGGGATCAGCGCGGTCAGCCCGGAGATAACCGCGGTTCCCCCGATAGTGGTCATCATGCCCTTGCGGCGGCCCAGCCGGTCGATGACCGGGCCGATGCCGAAGCAGACGACGGCGGTACCTACAGCGATCCAGGTGTTGATCGCATAAGCTTCCGTTGCTGTCCACCCAAACTCCTCCTGCATGGCTGGCAGGAGGGTGCCGAACAGTCCGTAGTCGAAGACGGCGACGGTCCAGGCGAGCA
Proteins encoded:
- a CDS encoding MFS transporter translates to MTTQQAAVDLTQPARNEKRRFPVFSKRNTSIATVLALLAWTVAVFDYGLFGTLLPAMQEEFGWTATEAYAINTWIAVGTAVVCFGIGPVIDRLGRRKGMMTTIGGTAVISGLTALIPTGIPLLSNGLLVLIRSFGGLGFSEQAVNATYMNEVYQVTEVADKRKRPGFHYSFIQGGWPLGFLLASALALVFLPSLGWRALYLMATIPAAIIVWVISKKLKETPQFELHHKLTQLEKGGKSAEAHSLAHAYGVEHSSAAPLKRIWEPHLRRNTIIFSLAWIFNFFGIMIFSILGSSVLKNAKGVELSDAFWMLIVINMLAYFGYVFHGWLGDKIGRKRTIIGGWILSGISFTIMLSPLATSPFMIILTYGAGLFFLVGPYAAIQYFMAECYPVSCRATGTAFIGAMSQPGVILGGALFTAAAAGAGTGPAALWVGAVGTLFSGLLMIAAKPPVEALLEDHPHDI
- a CDS encoding SDR family NAD(P)-dependent oxidoreductase, which gives rise to MTSDNKVAIITGAASGIGRALAVHYAKRGVRSVIGTFPGDPHDPEETLRLVKDANGEAVIQEVDVRTTVSVDGLAQRALDEYGRLDSAIANAGILRNSPLAEMSDERWHDMLNVDLTGVLRTLRAGAARMTEGGALVAISSIAGGVYGWEEHAHYAAAKAGVLGLVRSVAVELGPRQIRANAVIPGLIETPQSLDSINSLGPEGLLRAGKDIPWGRVGTPEEVASVIGFLTSDDSRYITGQSLIVDGGLTVKMRA
- a CDS encoding SDR family NAD(P)-dependent oxidoreductase — encoded protein: MSTQTIEGAGRAVVVTGGSSGIGRAIADAFRENGDSVAVLDRAAGNGVIHVDVAAEPSVKAAFAEARQRLGPIDILVNSAGLRTESPLENMSLDKWNETIAVDLTGVFLCCREVVGEMRQRKWGRIINIASQLALKGGVGLSHYSAAKAGVVGLSKALALELAPDNVLVNCIAPGPIETPLVEGISESWKAAKRAELPLGRFGTPAEVAPAALLLASDPGGNLFVGQTLGPNSGDVMP